Proteins encoded within one genomic window of Triticum aestivum cultivar Chinese Spring chromosome 2D, IWGSC CS RefSeq v2.1, whole genome shotgun sequence:
- the LOC123051916 gene encoding pyrrolidone-carboxylate peptidase: protein MGSEGPSIVTVHVTGFKKFHGVAENPTEKLVTNIKSFIEKRGLPKNLVLGSCEILETAGQGALGTLYKVLESAIADRENGSSAQGQIIWVHFGVNSGASRFALENQAVNEATFRCPDELGWKPQRVPIVPSDGSISRTRETTLPVKELTKSLRKTGYDVMPSDDAGRFVCNYVYYHSLRFAEQHGIKSLFVHVPLFSTVDEEVQIHFVASLVEALASLN, encoded by the exons ATGGGATCGGAAGGGCCTTCAATCGTGACTGTCCATGTTACCGGATTTAAGAAGTTCCATGGTGTTGCTGAGAACCCGACAGAGAAACTTGTGACCAACATTAAATCCTTCATTGAAAAGAGAGGGTTGCCAAAAAATCTTGTACTTGGAAGCTGCGAAATTCTCGAAACAGCCGGGCAGGGGGCGCTTGGAACACTATATAAAGTTTTAGAATCTGCCATTGCAGATAGAGAGAACGGGTCATCAGCTCAGGGGCAAATAATTTGG GTCCACTTTGGGGTGAATAGTGGTGCATCACGGTTTGCTCTTGAGAATCAAGCTGTGAATGAAGCCACCTTCCGCTGCCCAGATGAGCTTGGGTGGAAACCTCAG AGAGTCCCGATTGTCCCGTCTGATGGAAGCATCTCACGGACAAGAGAG ACTACACTGCCAGTGAAAGAGTTAACCAAGTCACTCCGAAAGACAGGCTACGATGTGATGCCTTCGGATGACGCCGGGCGATTCGTGTGCAACTATGTGTACTACCACTCTCTCCGGTTCGCGGAGCAGCACGGCATCAAGTCTCTGTTTGTGCATGTGCCCCTCTTCTCGACGGTCGACGAGGAGGTCCAGATCCATTTCGTCGCTTCCCTCGTCGAAGCTCTCGCTAGCTTGAACTAG